In Cyclopterus lumpus isolate fCycLum1 chromosome 5, fCycLum1.pri, whole genome shotgun sequence, the genomic stretch CTCTCCAATTCACAAACGTTGCCAAACAAGAAGCAACGTCAAACGTAGTCCTAAAATTGACCCCCTCCGCTTGTTCTGCCAGGCAGCAGTTATCACATTTGTGTCACCGCAATAAATTAGCTATAGTCAAATTAGCTATATATTTGGTACGGAGTTGCAAAATAATACCTCTAATTTTGCAAATGTTGGACTCTTTGTGTCTAAATGATATTCAGCAATGCATACTGTTTACATTGGAACAGGATGTACTGCCTGAGAAACTACGCTCAGGGAAAAATACTAAAAGCGGTAGTCCAGGCTCAGTTACCAAGGAGACGAGAGCTGTGGCGCTAGCCTCTGCTAGCCGTTAAACTAGCGACTAAACTAGGACTAGAAATCCACGAGAAAGGGCCGTCGGTGCTGGATATATTTTTGTCTACGGGCACATTGGCAACATGGCAGAGCTCCACATTATAGGCCAGATCGTTGGGGCCACTGGTTTCCCGCAGAGCAGTCTATTTTGCAAATGGGGAGTACACACGGGAGGAGCATGGCGTCTTCTGTCCGGACTGAAGGAGGGTCAGACCCAGGTGGATGTCCCCCAAACGGGAGAAGTGGCGTACTGGAGTCACCCGATCGATCTGCACTACGCGACTAAGGGACTCCACGGCTGGCCGAAGCTGCACTTCCAGGTGTGGCACCAGGACTCTTTCGGGCGCTGCCAGCTGTACGGTTACGGGTACTGCCACGTCCCGTCCAGTCCGGGACATCACCGGATACACTGCGTGACCTGGAGGCCGCTCGGCTCCTGGCAAGAGCAGCTGGCGCAAATGTTTGTCGGCGGAGGACCGCAGCTCCGCAGCCCGGACCTCGTGTACAGCGGGGCGGACAGATACCGACTGCACACCGAGGCCATGGGGACAGTGGAACTGGAGCTCGGCATCGTCATGAGACACTTTGACAAATATGGCGTCGAGAGTTAACGCTGTGAAATATAATAAGACCTTGGGGAGTTGGGATGGATGTTAGAATGTGCAGAtggatttatgtttttattaaagtgtTTTATATTACTTTTTCTAAATTGCGttggtgtttattttattacatagCTAATCTAGCGTTAATACGCTGGATTTGTGTAAATAAACTTCTTTGTTGATATATCATTATCTCCTCTCGCCCAATGTTAGCTGGGATTAGCAATGGTTGTAGTATCTGGTGGAGAGTAACCAGATCATTCTCAATTATggatcatatttatatttatcttcGTCCTACATTGTTAACTAGAATGTTcttaacatgtatttaaaacGAAATATTCAAATTGTctagtcaaaaagaaaaaaaaagtcctgggCCCCAGCAACAAATCACACTACATAACTCATATATACTGTAACTTCCTTTTTGTATCCTTGATTGCCATCCACAAGAAAACCTCTTGTTATGAGGCAGCCAAAGTGGGTGAATTATTACCTTGATAGGCTACGAATCCATACAACTGGAGTTTTAGATGAGTTATGTTGTGATTCGGGGTGTTTTGTGAACAAAAGTGCATTGTAGTTGTCCAAACATGTCTGACAAATTGATTCAAGCTGCTGAATGTCTTTAACAAGGGTTGCAAATGTCATCTACATAGGCAAGCTCAATAATATGCTCAACATTTGTGCTGATAGTTTAGCAGGGATCATTTCATGTGCATCCAGGCATTGGGAATGGGCAAAAAAAGTACTTTATGAAACCACGCTTTCAACATAAATACCAACTCCATCTTCACTACTCTATGCAGCACCATGCACGTTTTTAATAATTCCCCTCCATCCTACATCAACAAACTATGGGTGTGTGTCTGCTACAAAAGCAAAATTACTTTTCAGAGGAAGACACTGTATCACATGGAATTACAACTTTAATATGACACCTAAGTGGCATACATGGGATTACACTCTAAGTAGTATTATTTAACATACAGACTATGTGATGTGTGTATTACACGAGTGGCAGCATAGTAATTCACTTAAAAAGtgtaacacacatacatctaCTTATGTGTTGCCACAGTGGTATGATACacatgtatgttgttgttgttgtgttggtaCTAGATATATGTGCCGTTTAACTGAACAGACTTGCAAAGCACTGCATTTCCTGATGAAATAATTCAAACATAATTCCCGTTCattaattacttaattaattaatttggacCATCAGTATATTGATCACAGAGCCCAGTGTCAGAAATAACTTTACGACACATTTCCGCCAGGTATCATCACAACAGTGGTACAAATACCCTCGTTTGTGATTAAGCCTAGTCACAAATAGATACTTGGGTAAATCCCATatcatatacacaaacatctctTAATCTCTGCTATCGACTTTTAACTTGTAAACAGCGAGTGTGAAGCTACAAACGAGAAGCCAACTTCAGCGCGCAACCACCCAGCTAACTTAACGTGCACTCACCAGGGAAGAAGTCATCTTTCCTCATATAGCGAGGAGACGAACAGCCGGTGAACGCGACGACTTGCTACCGTAAAGTCTTCTTCTATGTGGCGGCGAACGAGACACAAGCAAAATATGCTGCTAGCTCTTCGGTTGTCTCCTGCTAGCGCACAACTGTATTAGCCGGTTGTTGCTGACAACAACAAGATTCAGTTTACGCGCCGCGATTGGGCGCTGAGCGTGTAGTCGGATTTCTTAAAGGGAAAGTAGTAAAGCTACCGTTGATAACGTTTATGTGTACAATTAAAACCTCGATGTCAGAGAGTACTATGGTAGAAATATGACGAATGTGAGCGATTCACAGTGTATGATGATATTAATCTGAGTAGATATTTGACTGAAAACTGTAATTTATAGTTGTGGTGACGCAGCATCACCGCTAGGTGGCAGCAGTGTAGCACTGTTAGAAATCTACCATTCAGGTTGTATCACGGAAGTGGAGCGTTGAGTTGTATAACATATTAATTCATCAGGTCTTTGGAAATATATGAAAATGGTCTTGAATTGAATTTCATGTAATAAGAAAATATGTGAAGGGCTGTAGCTATCAGCCAGACTGTTAACATAACATATGAAGCACTTCAATTCCATTTTATTCCCCTTTACTTCCACACCACAACATATCTTAGGGAAATATTGGACTTTTTAACTCTAATACTTTTATCTGACAGCCATTTAGTAgtgcttgtttttaaaaaaaaacatattatgcACTTAAAGCAGTTAGAAATGGATTTCCCTGACCAAGCAACATTTAAATGCTTCTTATGTATTAAtgcattaataacaataatataacactGAAAGTAGACATGCTTCATAATGTGTACTATTTTGATACCATTAATACATGTTGCAAACTCTTCTTTACGTTTACTTTGGTACCATTGAATGCATGACTAATACTACAGCTATCTGTCCTTAAGATCATGGTCATAAAGCAAGACCCACTGCAAGACCTTTATTGTGGAAGTTCAAAATGTGCTTTAATGTTGCATACccttaaatgtttaattaactAGCACAAACCAGATGAAATACTTTTAAGCCTTGAGGTTTCGGGCCTCGAGGCACTTTTATGGTCTTCCTGGTTGATAATAAAGCCTTGTGCATCACCTGTGCAAAGGTATATCGTGTTGTCACCATAGTTACCCTCACTAAGTAATGGTTGAATCAGGCCACTTTATCTGCCAtgtaatattgtttgttttatttgatatgTTCCATTAGAAGTCAAAACATGTCATAACACAGAATGAGATAAGCACTGCAGGTGGAAAGACTAAGCAAAAACGGCATAGTCAGACACAAACTGATTTAAGTATTATAGTATGTTATTTCAAGGATGATTAAGTCATTATATAATTCACTTTGTTGTCCTATTCAATGTCAACTCAAATCCCTTCATTAATTAAATCCATTGCAGACCATTTCAAGTGGATGGTTGTTATGTTACATAGCCAACAATCCATACCACAAACACTTTCATAGGTTTCCTTTGTTACCTCATCGGACTGGTTATAATTATCTTGTTTTCATATACTTTACACTCCATGTAGTCATATTTCTGCCTTTGGATGTATTCCCATAAACTGTCTCCTTTTCACCTGGTAACACAAGAGCCAATTCAAGTGGATGGTTGCTGTGTCACAGCCAACAATCCATACCACAATTACTTGCATAGGTTTCCTTTGTTAACTCATCGGACTGGTTATAATTATCTTGTTTTCATATACTTTACACACCATGTagtcatatttctgttttagGATGTATTCCCATAAACTGTCTCCTTTTCACCTGGTAACACAAGAGCCAATTCAAGTGGATGGTTGCTGTGTCACAGCCAACAATCCATACCACAATTACTTGCATAGGTTTCCTTTGTTAACTCATCGGACTGGTTATAATTATCTTGTTTTCATATACTTTACACACCATGTagtcatatttctgttttagGATGTATTCCCATGAACTGGCTCCTTTTCACCTGAGCCAGTTATTTATAAAGATAATGATATTTTCAAATAACTTTGATATTTGCTTGGAGATACATGCAAAGCTTTTAGCAGATGCTGTTattca encodes the following:
- the b9d2 gene encoding B9 domain-containing protein 2, with the protein product MAELHIIGQIVGATGFPQSSLFCKWGVHTGGAWRLLSGLKEGQTQVDVPQTGEVAYWSHPIDLHYATKGLHGWPKLHFQVWHQDSFGRCQLYGYGYCHVPSSPGHHRIHCVTWRPLGSWQEQLAQMFVGGGPQLRSPDLVYSGADRYRLHTEAMGTVELELGIVMRHFDKYGVES